One window of the Pseudarthrobacter sp. ATCC 49987 genome contains the following:
- a CDS encoding YciI family protein encodes MAQYLLSVYQPVGPAPAPEILEPIMQDLGALNREMKAAGAWVFAAGLHPTETATVVRQQGSEVLITDGPFAEAKEHLGGFTVIEAEDLDAALGWAGKLARTTTLPIEVRPIQH; translated from the coding sequence ATGGCACAGTACCTGCTCAGCGTTTACCAGCCCGTCGGCCCCGCCCCCGCCCCGGAAATCCTTGAGCCCATCATGCAGGACCTCGGGGCCTTGAACCGCGAAATGAAAGCCGCCGGGGCCTGGGTGTTCGCCGCCGGACTCCATCCCACCGAAACCGCCACGGTCGTGCGGCAGCAGGGCTCCGAGGTGCTCATCACGGACGGTCCCTTCGCTGAGGCCAAGGAGCATCTGGGCGGGTTCACCGTCATCGAGGCCGAGGATCTCGACGCCGCGCTCGGCTGGGCCGGCAAGCTGGCGCGCACCACGACCCTACCCATCGAAGTACGGCCGATCCAGCACTAG
- the proC gene encoding pyrroline-5-carboxylate reductase: MSNRIAFLGCGSMNEAILGGLIAGGADPADIVATVRRAERADELAKRHPGITAIAGAEEPENNKQAATGADVVILGVKPVGIADLAREIGDSLAPDTIVISVAAAVSLAQLEAALPAGQPVIRTMPNTPAKLGRGVVSVSPGTHCSPAQLQLAKDILAAAGTVVEIPEHQVDALSAISGSGPAYAFYLAEAMADAGVELGLDRELSQLIARETVAGAGFMLAEPGVDPAALRKAVTSPNGTTERAIATFDARGLPAIIADGARAAAARAAEITTQLG; the protein is encoded by the coding sequence ATGAGCAACCGAATCGCATTCCTGGGCTGTGGATCAATGAACGAGGCCATCCTTGGCGGACTGATCGCGGGCGGCGCTGACCCCGCGGACATCGTCGCCACGGTCCGGCGCGCCGAACGGGCCGATGAACTCGCTAAACGGCATCCGGGGATCACGGCCATCGCCGGCGCCGAAGAGCCGGAGAACAACAAGCAGGCCGCCACCGGCGCCGACGTCGTAATCCTGGGCGTCAAGCCCGTGGGCATCGCGGACCTGGCCCGCGAGATCGGCGATTCGCTGGCACCGGACACCATCGTCATCAGCGTCGCTGCCGCCGTGTCGCTGGCGCAGCTGGAAGCGGCCCTGCCGGCCGGGCAGCCCGTGATCAGGACCATGCCCAACACCCCGGCGAAGCTGGGCCGCGGCGTCGTGTCCGTGTCGCCGGGCACGCATTGCTCCCCGGCGCAGCTCCAGCTGGCCAAGGACATCCTGGCGGCCGCCGGCACCGTCGTCGAGATTCCCGAGCACCAGGTCGACGCGCTGTCCGCGATCAGCGGCTCAGGCCCGGCGTACGCGTTCTACCTGGCCGAGGCCATGGCGGACGCCGGCGTTGAACTGGGGCTTGACCGTGAGCTCTCGCAGCTGATTGCCCGGGAAACCGTCGCCGGGGCAGGCTTTATGCTCGCTGAGCCTGGCGTCGATCCGGCAGCGCTGCGCAAGGCCGTCACCAGCCCCAACGGCACCACCGAACGCGCCATCGCCACCTTTGACGCGCGCGGCCTGCCCGCGATCATCGCCGACGGCGCCCGCGCCGCCGCCGCACGGGCAGCGGAGATCACCACGCAGCTCGGCTAG
- a CDS encoding HhH-GPD-type base excision DNA repair protein produces the protein MELHITGDPAADKLLGDDAFALLTGMLLDQQVTMESAFAGPEKIRTRIGSMDPAAIAGYDPQAFVGMFKERPAVHRFPGSMAGRVQALAETVHSDWNGDASAIWTQGDPDGQEVLRRLKALPGFGEQKAKIFLALLGKQCGLQAEGWREAAGHYGQENAFLSVADIVDPESLSKVRASKQASKAAAKAAKTAGS, from the coding sequence ATGGAACTGCACATCACAGGGGATCCCGCGGCGGACAAACTACTCGGCGATGACGCGTTTGCCCTGCTCACCGGCATGCTGCTTGACCAGCAGGTGACCATGGAATCGGCCTTTGCCGGTCCCGAAAAGATCCGGACGCGCATCGGGTCCATGGACCCCGCCGCGATCGCCGGATACGATCCGCAAGCGTTCGTCGGGATGTTCAAAGAACGCCCGGCCGTCCACCGGTTCCCCGGGTCAATGGCCGGCCGCGTCCAAGCACTTGCCGAGACGGTGCACAGTGACTGGAACGGCGACGCTTCTGCCATCTGGACCCAGGGCGACCCGGACGGGCAGGAGGTGCTGCGCCGGCTCAAGGCGTTGCCGGGATTCGGCGAGCAAAAGGCGAAGATCTTCCTGGCGCTGCTGGGAAAGCAGTGTGGACTCCAGGCCGAGGGCTGGCGCGAGGCCGCCGGGCACTACGGCCAGGAGAACGCCTTCCTGTCCGTCGCTGACATTGTGGATCCGGAGTCGCTGAGCAAGGTGCGGGCCAGCAAGCAGGCAAGCAAGGCCGCCGCGAAGGCGGCGAAGACCGCCGGGTCCTGA
- a CDS encoding potassium channel family protein — translation MLVIGLGRFGASTAEQLVKQGREVLAIERDRNLVQKWSGVLTHVVEADATNIDALRQLGAQEFSSAVVGVGTSIESSVLITVNLVDLGIEHLWVKAITPSHGKILTRIGANHVIYPEADAGVRAAHLVSGRMLDFIEFDDDFAIVKMYPPRETVGFTLDESKVRSKYGVTIVGVKSPGEDFTYARPETKVSSRDMLIVSGHVDLLERFAARP, via the coding sequence GTGCTGGTGATCGGCCTGGGCCGTTTCGGCGCCTCCACCGCAGAACAGCTGGTCAAACAGGGCCGCGAGGTGCTGGCCATCGAACGCGACCGGAACCTGGTGCAAAAATGGTCCGGAGTCCTGACGCACGTCGTCGAGGCCGACGCCACCAACATCGATGCGCTCCGCCAGCTCGGCGCGCAGGAGTTCAGCTCCGCCGTCGTCGGCGTGGGCACCTCGATCGAATCCTCGGTGCTGATCACCGTGAACCTCGTGGACCTCGGCATCGAGCACCTGTGGGTCAAGGCCATCACCCCCTCGCACGGCAAGATCCTGACCCGGATCGGCGCCAACCACGTGATCTACCCGGAGGCCGACGCCGGTGTCCGCGCCGCGCACCTGGTCTCCGGCCGCATGCTGGACTTCATCGAGTTCGACGACGACTTCGCGATCGTGAAAATGTATCCGCCGCGTGAAACCGTGGGCTTCACCCTGGACGAGTCCAAGGTCCGGTCCAAGTACGGGGTAACGATTGTGGGCGTGAAGTCCCCGGGCGAGGACTTCACCTACGCCCGGCCGGAGACGAAGGTTTCCTCACGGGACATGCTCATTGTTTCCGGCCATGTGGACCTGCTGGAGAGGTTCGCCGCCCGGCCGTAG
- a CDS encoding TrkH family potassium uptake protein produces the protein MTQSQSRSKSPANWHPGAPEREGLWIFTRLRDFIDNIANTSPARLALSAFGMVILVFTALLSLPVSSATGDFTPLHQALFTAVSAVCVTGLTVVSTAAHWSFFGQLVILIGIFVGGLGTLTLASLLALMVSKKLGVRGKLIAQEAMNAGRLGEVGTLLRIVIVTSVVIEGTLALTLIPRFLTLGESFGQSVWHGVFYSISAFNNAGFTPHSDGIVPYETDLWILVPLMVGVFLGSLGFPVVMVLQQNGLNWKKWNLHTKLTIQVSLILLAAGTLLWGLMEWENLRTIGGMNVADKVIHSLFASVMTRSGGFNLVDQNQMDSTTMLLTDALMFAGGGSASTAGGIKVTTIAVMFLAILAEARGDSDVKVYGRTIPEGTMRVAISVIVAGATLVAVSAMLLLQISGASLDRVLFETISAFATVGLSTNLSAELPPSGVYVLTVLMFAGRVGTVTLAAALALRQRRQLYHYPEERPIIG, from the coding sequence ATGACGCAGAGCCAGTCGAGGTCCAAGAGCCCGGCAAACTGGCACCCCGGCGCACCGGAGCGGGAAGGCCTGTGGATCTTCACACGCCTTCGCGACTTCATCGACAACATCGCCAACACGTCCCCGGCCCGGCTCGCGCTCTCCGCGTTCGGCATGGTGATCCTGGTTTTTACGGCCCTGCTGTCCCTGCCGGTCTCCTCGGCCACCGGGGATTTCACGCCGCTGCACCAGGCGCTGTTCACTGCCGTGTCCGCCGTCTGCGTGACCGGCCTGACCGTGGTGTCCACGGCCGCGCACTGGTCTTTCTTCGGCCAGCTCGTCATCCTGATTGGCATCTTCGTCGGCGGCCTGGGCACCCTGACCCTTGCCTCGCTGCTCGCCCTCATGGTGAGCAAGAAGCTGGGTGTCCGCGGCAAGCTGATCGCCCAGGAGGCCATGAACGCCGGCCGCCTCGGCGAGGTGGGCACCCTGCTGCGGATCGTCATCGTCACCTCGGTGGTGATCGAAGGCACCCTCGCGCTGACGCTGATCCCGCGGTTCCTGACCCTGGGCGAAAGCTTCGGCCAGTCCGTCTGGCACGGGGTGTTCTATTCGATTTCGGCCTTCAACAACGCCGGCTTCACCCCGCACTCGGACGGGATCGTGCCCTACGAGACAGATTTGTGGATCCTCGTCCCGCTGATGGTGGGCGTCTTCCTCGGCAGCCTGGGTTTCCCCGTGGTGATGGTGTTGCAGCAGAACGGGCTGAACTGGAAGAAATGGAACCTGCACACCAAGCTGACCATCCAGGTCTCGCTGATCCTGCTGGCGGCCGGCACGCTGCTGTGGGGGCTCATGGAATGGGAGAACCTGAGGACCATCGGCGGCATGAACGTCGCGGACAAGGTCATCCATTCGCTGTTCGCGTCCGTGATGACCCGTTCCGGCGGCTTCAACCTGGTGGACCAGAACCAGATGGATTCCACGACCATGCTCTTAACCGACGCCCTCATGTTCGCCGGCGGCGGCTCGGCGTCGACCGCCGGCGGCATCAAGGTGACCACCATCGCCGTGATGTTCCTGGCGATCCTGGCCGAGGCCCGGGGTGACTCCGATGTCAAGGTGTACGGCCGGACCATCCCGGAGGGGACCATGCGGGTGGCCATCTCGGTCATCGTCGCCGGTGCCACACTGGTCGCCGTGTCGGCCATGCTCCTGCTCCAGATCAGCGGGGCGTCCCTGGACCGGGTGCTCTTCGAAACCATTTCAGCGTTCGCCACTGTCGGCCTCAGCACGAACCTCAGTGCCGAGCTCCCGCCGTCGGGCGTCTACGTCCTCACCGTCCTGATGTTCGCAGGGCGCGTCGGGACCGTCACCCTTGCCGCTGCACTGGCCCTGCGCCAGCGCCGCCAGCTGTACCACTACCCGGAAGAGAGACCGATCATTGGCTAG
- a CDS encoding acetoin utilization protein AcuC, whose protein sequence is MTYLPGLAKTALPTTVVWDPAMTAYNFGHSHPMAPERMELTARLAGSLGLLDLEHVTVSAPDVASDAELSTVHSPEFVAAVRRVSADPGTPDLERGLGTEDDPAFAGMHEASARLAGGSLLAAAAILDGSAVRAVNFGGGMHHAARERASGFCIYNDAALAIQRLLDGGMQRVVYIDIDAHHGDGTQSIFWDDPRVLTISLHETGLTLFPGTGYANEIGGPNAQGSAVNVALPAGTGDGGWLRAFHAVVPQLVGAFEPEVIVSQHGCDSHRLDPLTHLNISVDGQREAATAIGNLAARYCDNRWISTGGGGYNVITVVPRSWSHLIAIAAGRPVPLRTPVPEDWRSYVKEKYGAKYGVDAPEMMGDDVDLWWRSWEVGFDPNDEVDRTVMATRKEVFPLYGLDPWFD, encoded by the coding sequence ATGACATACCTGCCGGGGCTCGCAAAGACCGCACTGCCAACGACGGTGGTGTGGGATCCCGCCATGACGGCCTACAACTTCGGCCACAGCCACCCGATGGCCCCGGAGCGGATGGAACTCACCGCCAGGCTGGCCGGAAGCCTCGGTCTGCTGGATCTGGAGCACGTCACGGTTTCGGCCCCGGACGTCGCCAGCGACGCGGAGCTGAGCACCGTCCACAGCCCGGAGTTCGTCGCCGCCGTGCGGCGCGTGAGCGCGGATCCCGGGACCCCGGACCTGGAGCGCGGCCTCGGCACCGAGGATGACCCGGCATTCGCCGGCATGCACGAGGCCAGTGCCAGGCTGGCCGGCGGCTCGCTGCTGGCCGCCGCCGCCATCCTGGACGGCAGCGCCGTCCGGGCGGTGAACTTCGGCGGGGGCATGCACCATGCGGCCCGCGAACGCGCGAGCGGCTTCTGCATCTACAACGACGCCGCCCTCGCCATCCAGCGGCTGCTCGACGGCGGCATGCAGCGTGTCGTGTACATCGACATCGACGCCCACCACGGCGACGGAACGCAGAGCATTTTCTGGGACGATCCGCGGGTCCTGACGATTTCCCTGCACGAGACGGGGCTGACCCTGTTCCCGGGCACGGGCTACGCCAACGAGATCGGCGGCCCCAACGCCCAGGGCAGCGCCGTGAACGTGGCACTGCCGGCCGGCACCGGCGACGGCGGCTGGCTCCGCGCCTTCCATGCCGTCGTACCGCAGCTCGTGGGGGCCTTCGAACCCGAGGTCATCGTGAGCCAGCACGGCTGCGACTCCCACCGGCTGGACCCGCTCACCCACCTGAACATCAGCGTCGACGGCCAGCGGGAGGCCGCCACCGCCATCGGCAACCTCGCCGCCCGCTACTGCGACAACCGCTGGATCTCCACCGGCGGAGGGGGCTACAACGTCATCACCGTGGTGCCGAGGTCGTGGAGCCACCTGATCGCGATCGCTGCCGGGCGCCCCGTCCCGTTGCGCACCCCCGTGCCGGAGGACTGGCGCAGCTATGTGAAGGAAAAATACGGGGCCAAGTACGGCGTCGACGCACCGGAGATGATGGGCGACGACGTCGACCTCTGGTGGCGCTCGTGGGAAGTCGGCTTCGACCCGAACGATGAAGTGGACCGGACGGTCATGGCCACCCGCAAGGAAGTTTTCCCGCTCTACGGGCTGGACCCCTGGTTCGACTAG
- a CDS encoding ArsR/SmtB family transcription factor, translated as MVTDDVFAVIAEATRRDILVSLRKGDKAVGELVQELEASQPTISKHLKVLREADLVSMRAQGQKRYYTLNPKPLAGIINWLETFDVGGAATAEPSPAQTAEPRLQPVPDTLAAAATANSSDATAPAVPASQPAAVLAGRPAGSPLSPAVVLPVGTAGEDKMPQQIGRTVGRAATRAADLLASLPKFGRKK; from the coding sequence ATGGTGACAGACGACGTATTTGCCGTCATTGCTGAGGCAACCCGGCGTGACATTCTGGTATCCCTCCGCAAGGGGGACAAAGCAGTGGGGGAGCTGGTCCAGGAGCTCGAGGCCAGCCAGCCCACCATTTCCAAGCATCTGAAAGTGCTCCGCGAAGCGGACCTGGTGAGCATGCGGGCCCAGGGCCAGAAGCGCTACTACACGCTCAACCCCAAGCCGCTGGCCGGGATCATCAACTGGCTGGAGACGTTCGACGTCGGCGGTGCCGCGACAGCCGAACCTTCACCGGCGCAGACGGCCGAACCCCGGCTCCAGCCCGTCCCGGACACGCTGGCCGCAGCGGCCACCGCGAACTCGTCGGATGCCACGGCGCCTGCGGTCCCGGCGTCGCAGCCTGCCGCGGTGCTCGCCGGCCGGCCTGCCGGCAGCCCGCTGAGCCCCGCCGTCGTCCTCCCGGTCGGCACGGCAGGCGAGGACAAGATGCCACAGCAGATCGGCCGTACCGTCGGCCGCGCCGCGACCCGGGCCGCTGATCTCCTGGCCAGCCTGCCGAAGTTCGGCCGCAAGAAGTAG
- the gdhA gene encoding NADP-specific glutamate dehydrogenase — protein MDARLETIRDTVLARNPGEGEFHQAVTEVFESLGPVHDRHPEFLEGAVLERLCEPERQIIFRVPWVDDAGRFQINRGFRVEFNSALGPFKGGLRFHPSVNLGIVKFLGFEQIFKNALTGMPIGGGKGGSDFDPRGRSDGEIMRFCQSFMTELYRHIGEYTDVPAGDIGVGGREIGYLFGQYKRITNRYESGVLTGKGISWGGSLVRPEATGYGTVIFTQEMLKTRGQSFEGQRVVVSGSGNVAINAIAKAQGLGATVVACSDSSGYIVDEAGIDVELLRQIKEVERGRLKDYEARRSNVTYVDGGSVWDLDATVALPCATQNELDGDAAARLVRNGLLAVGEGANMPSTRDAVAVFQDSGILFGPGKAANAGGVATSALEMQQNASRDSWSFAHTEERLTEIMVGIHDRCAATAAEYGDPGNYVLGANIGGFVKVADAMLAQGLI, from the coding sequence ATGGACGCACGGCTTGAAACGATCCGGGACACGGTACTGGCACGGAATCCCGGCGAAGGGGAGTTCCACCAGGCAGTCACCGAGGTCTTCGAAAGCCTCGGACCGGTGCACGACCGCCACCCGGAGTTCCTGGAAGGCGCCGTCCTCGAACGGCTCTGCGAGCCCGAACGGCAGATCATCTTCCGGGTCCCGTGGGTCGACGACGCCGGCCGCTTCCAGATCAACCGCGGCTTCCGGGTGGAGTTCAACTCGGCGCTGGGGCCTTTCAAGGGCGGCCTGCGTTTCCACCCTTCGGTGAACCTGGGCATCGTGAAGTTCCTCGGCTTCGAGCAGATCTTCAAGAATGCCCTCACCGGCATGCCGATCGGCGGCGGCAAGGGCGGCTCCGACTTCGACCCCCGCGGACGCTCGGACGGCGAGATCATGCGCTTCTGCCAGTCCTTCATGACGGAGCTGTACCGCCACATCGGCGAGTACACGGACGTCCCGGCCGGGGACATCGGGGTCGGCGGCCGCGAAATCGGCTACCTCTTCGGGCAGTACAAGCGGATCACCAACCGCTACGAATCCGGGGTCCTCACCGGCAAGGGCATCTCGTGGGGCGGCTCGCTGGTGCGGCCCGAAGCCACCGGCTACGGCACCGTGATCTTCACCCAGGAAATGCTCAAGACCCGCGGCCAGTCCTTCGAGGGTCAGCGCGTGGTGGTCTCCGGCTCCGGCAACGTCGCCATCAACGCCATCGCCAAGGCCCAGGGGCTCGGCGCCACGGTGGTGGCCTGCTCCGATTCCTCCGGCTACATCGTGGATGAGGCCGGAATCGACGTCGAGCTGCTGCGCCAGATCAAGGAGGTCGAGCGCGGACGGCTCAAGGACTACGAGGCCCGGCGTTCGAACGTCACGTACGTCGACGGCGGCTCCGTGTGGGACCTCGACGCGACCGTTGCGCTGCCGTGTGCCACGCAGAACGAGCTCGACGGCGACGCTGCCGCCAGGCTGGTCCGCAACGGACTGCTGGCGGTGGGGGAGGGAGCCAACATGCCCTCGACCCGGGACGCCGTCGCGGTGTTCCAGGACTCCGGCATCCTCTTCGGGCCGGGCAAGGCCGCAAACGCGGGCGGCGTGGCCACGTCGGCGCTGGAGATGCAGCAGAACGCCAGCCGCGATTCCTGGTCCTTCGCGCACACCGAGGAACGGCTCACCGAGATCATGGTCGGCATCCACGACCGCTGCGCCGCGACGGCGGCCGAGTACGGGGACCCGGGGAACTATGTGCTGGGCGCGAACATCGGCGGCTTCGTGAAGGTGGCCGACGCGATGCTCGCCCAGGGGCTCATCTAG
- a CDS encoding alpha-hydroxy acid oxidase: protein MTQTIEPGNPESPTQPEDTGAGTRPAAATPGIIPAALKRRVPKYSDLAPLMQFKKPEFSRAARLRQASTIWDLRDMAKRRTPQAPFDYTDGAAEAEITLRRARQAFLDIEFRPGILRDVSRVDLGTQILGKPSRLPVGIAPTGFTRMMQSEGEYAGSQAAAAAGIPYTLSTMGTASIEDVAAAAPDGRNWFQLYLWTDRDRSLELIERAAKAGNDTLMVTVDTAVAGARLRDVRNGMTIPPALTLKTVLDASYRPAWWFNFLTHEPLTFASLSRYTGTVADLINSMFDPTLTFEDLDWLRDTWKGKLVVKGIQTVEDARKVVDHGADGVVLSNHGGRQLDRAPIPFHLLPEVSAALKADNSDAAIILDTGIMGGADIIAALALGADFTLIGRAYLYGLMAGGRAGVDRAIEILEKDMLRTMALLGVSRISELTPDHVRLLKK, encoded by the coding sequence ATGACGCAGACAATCGAGCCCGGCAACCCCGAGTCGCCCACCCAGCCAGAAGACACCGGCGCGGGCACCCGCCCCGCCGCGGCCACCCCGGGGATCATTCCCGCAGCCCTCAAGCGCCGCGTCCCCAAGTACTCGGACCTCGCCCCGCTGATGCAGTTCAAAAAGCCCGAATTCAGCCGGGCCGCCAGGCTGCGCCAGGCCAGCACCATCTGGGACCTCCGGGACATGGCAAAGCGCCGCACACCGCAGGCACCGTTCGACTACACCGACGGCGCAGCCGAAGCCGAGATCACGCTGCGACGCGCCCGCCAGGCCTTCCTGGACATCGAGTTCCGCCCCGGCATCCTGCGCGATGTCTCCCGGGTGGACCTCGGCACGCAGATCCTGGGCAAGCCCTCCCGGCTGCCGGTGGGCATCGCGCCCACGGGCTTCACCCGGATGATGCAGTCCGAGGGCGAATACGCCGGCTCCCAGGCCGCTGCGGCCGCCGGCATCCCGTACACGCTTTCCACGATGGGCACGGCCTCCATCGAGGACGTGGCCGCTGCCGCCCCGGACGGCCGGAACTGGTTCCAGCTCTACCTGTGGACGGACCGGGACCGCTCGCTGGAGCTGATCGAGCGCGCGGCCAAGGCAGGCAACGACACCCTCATGGTCACCGTGGACACCGCCGTCGCCGGGGCCAGGCTCCGCGACGTCCGCAACGGCATGACCATCCCGCCGGCCCTGACGCTCAAGACCGTCCTGGACGCCTCCTACCGGCCGGCGTGGTGGTTCAACTTCCTCACCCACGAGCCACTGACCTTCGCCTCGCTCTCGCGCTACACCGGAACCGTGGCGGACCTGATCAACTCCATGTTTGACCCGACGCTCACGTTCGAGGACCTCGACTGGCTGCGGGACACGTGGAAAGGCAAGCTCGTCGTCAAGGGCATCCAGACCGTCGAGGACGCCCGCAAAGTGGTCGACCACGGCGCCGACGGTGTGGTGCTGTCCAACCACGGCGGACGCCAGCTGGACCGCGCCCCGATTCCGTTCCACCTGCTCCCGGAGGTCTCGGCGGCGCTCAAGGCGGACAACAGCGACGCGGCCATCATCCTGGACACCGGCATCATGGGCGGCGCGGACATCATCGCGGCCCTGGCCCTGGGCGCCGACTTCACGCTGATCGGCCGCGCCTACCTCTACGGGCTGATGGCCGGCGGACGGGCCGGCGTGGACCGGGCCATCGAGATCCTGGAAAAGGACATGCTCCGCACCATGGCCCTGCTGGGCGTCAGCCGGATCTCGGAGCTGACGCCGGACCACGTGCGGCTGCTCAAGAAGTAG
- a CDS encoding FadR/GntR family transcriptional regulator has translation MRTHQLVLQWIEGQLSSGQLALGGRLPAERTLAEQLQVSRTSVREAIRVLEAMGVLRAGVGSGPEAGTVVIADPTAALGSALRLHVATSHLPVKDIVETRVLLESWAASRASPESPALAEAARLLEHMDTCAETEKFLALDVRFHLALAGAAGNAVVSAMMGSLREAIQDYAGRLTGNLPDWDATAARLRTEHRDILAAITSGDGGRAAQLVADHIEGYYAEAGVGSGA, from the coding sequence ATGCGTACCCACCAGCTTGTCCTGCAGTGGATCGAGGGCCAGCTCTCCAGCGGCCAGCTTGCCCTGGGTGGACGGCTCCCGGCCGAGCGGACTCTCGCCGAGCAGCTCCAGGTCTCCCGGACGTCCGTGCGCGAGGCCATTCGGGTCCTTGAGGCCATGGGAGTGCTCCGGGCGGGGGTGGGCTCGGGCCCGGAGGCGGGGACCGTCGTCATCGCCGACCCGACCGCGGCGCTGGGCTCAGCGCTTCGGCTGCACGTCGCCACCTCGCACCTGCCCGTCAAGGACATCGTGGAGACGCGCGTGCTGCTGGAATCCTGGGCCGCTTCCCGGGCAAGCCCGGAGTCGCCGGCGCTCGCCGAGGCGGCCCGGCTGCTGGAGCACATGGACACCTGCGCCGAGACGGAGAAGTTCCTGGCCCTGGATGTGCGGTTCCACCTGGCGCTGGCGGGTGCCGCGGGCAACGCCGTGGTCAGCGCCATGATGGGCTCACTGCGCGAAGCCATCCAGGACTATGCCGGCCGGCTGACCGGAAACCTCCCCGACTGGGACGCCACGGCGGCGCGGCTCCGTACCGAACACCGGGACATCCTGGCGGCCATCACCAGCGGCGACGGCGGCCGCGCGGCGCAACTCGTTGCCGACCACATCGAGGGCTACTACGCGGAGGCCGGCGTGGGGTCCGGGGCCTGA
- a CDS encoding 3-deoxy-7-phosphoheptulonate synthase — MSIEAAPESQQSTSNLRVSEFTPLPTPQDIAAELPLDAGLADVVARGRDEVRVIMDGVDDRLLVIVGPCSIHDPKAGLEYARRLVSQAEKHKEDLLIVMRAYFEKPRTTVGWKGLINDPRLDGSHDIAAGLRASRRFLQQVTALGLPAGTEFLEPISPQYMADLVSWGAIGARTTESQIHRQLASGLSMPIGFKNGTDGDLQVALDACSAAGAAQAFLGIDGEGRAALVSTAGNPDTHIILRGGRKGPNYSAPDIEATTAKLAAKQLNPRLIVDASHANSGKNHHRQAEVAFEIGAQLEGGGSSAGAIAGVMLESFLVGGAQNLDVVEHAAGSDELVYGQSVTDACMDWDVTASVLAQLAASARVRRTRG, encoded by the coding sequence ATGAGCATCGAAGCAGCCCCCGAATCCCAGCAGTCCACCTCTAACCTGCGCGTCAGCGAGTTCACCCCGCTGCCGACCCCGCAGGACATCGCCGCGGAGCTGCCGCTGGACGCCGGCCTGGCCGACGTCGTGGCCCGGGGCCGGGACGAGGTCCGCGTCATCATGGACGGGGTCGATGACCGCTTGCTCGTCATTGTGGGCCCCTGCTCCATCCACGATCCCAAGGCCGGCCTCGAGTACGCCCGCCGGCTGGTCAGCCAGGCCGAAAAGCACAAGGAAGACCTGCTGATCGTGATGCGGGCCTACTTCGAAAAGCCACGCACCACGGTGGGCTGGAAAGGCCTGATCAACGATCCCCGGCTTGATGGCAGCCACGACATCGCTGCCGGGCTGCGTGCCTCGCGCCGCTTCCTGCAGCAGGTCACCGCGCTGGGCCTGCCCGCCGGCACCGAGTTCCTGGAACCCATCAGCCCGCAGTACATGGCGGACCTTGTCTCCTGGGGCGCCATCGGTGCCCGCACCACCGAAAGCCAGATCCACCGCCAGCTGGCGTCGGGCCTGTCCATGCCGATCGGGTTCAAGAACGGGACCGACGGCGACCTGCAGGTCGCGCTCGACGCGTGCAGCGCCGCCGGGGCAGCCCAGGCGTTCCTGGGGATCGACGGCGAGGGCCGGGCCGCCCTGGTCTCCACCGCAGGCAACCCTGACACGCACATCATCCTCCGCGGCGGCCGCAAAGGACCCAACTACTCCGCCCCCGACATCGAGGCCACCACCGCCAAGCTCGCCGCCAAGCAGCTCAACCCGCGGCTGATCGTTGATGCGAGCCACGCCAACAGTGGCAAGAACCACCACCGGCAGGCTGAAGTCGCCTTCGAAATCGGCGCCCAACTCGAGGGGGGCGGCAGCTCGGCGGGAGCCATCGCCGGCGTCATGCTGGAGAGCTTCCTCGTTGGCGGGGCGCAAAACCTCGATGTCGTCGAGCACGCCGCCGGATCGGACGAGCTCGTCTACGGCCAGAGCGTGACGGATGCCTGCATGGACTGGGATGTCACGGCATCGGTCCTGGCGCAGCTTGCGGCCTCCGCGCGCGTTCGCCGTACCCGCGGCTAA
- a CDS encoding helix-turn-helix domain-containing protein — protein sequence MSSEANFSNARFLTVAEVADVMRVSKMTVYRLVHSGEMPAVRFGRSYRVPETAVEQYLKGAVVDGHTETA from the coding sequence ATGTCTTCGGAGGCTAACTTCTCCAATGCGCGCTTCTTGACCGTGGCTGAGGTCGCGGATGTGATGCGCGTGTCCAAAATGACCGTGTATCGTCTTGTTCATTCCGGCGAGATGCCGGCTGTCCGTTTCGGGCGCTCCTACCGGGTGCCGGAAACCGCCGTCGAGCAGTACCTCAAGGGTGCTGTAGTCGACGGGCACACGGAAACAGCCTGA
- a CDS encoding 30S ribosomal protein bS22, which translates to MGSVIKKRRKRMAKKKHRKLLRKTRHQRRNKK; encoded by the coding sequence GTGGGTTCAGTTATTAAGAAGCGTCGCAAGCGTATGGCCAAGAAGAAGCACCGCAAGCTGCTTCGCAAGACGCGCCACCAGCGTCGCAATAAGAAGTAG